In a genomic window of Phacochoerus africanus isolate WHEZ1 chromosome 6, ROS_Pafr_v1, whole genome shotgun sequence:
- the TMEM64 gene encoding transmembrane protein 64 → MWSPGGSLLQTLPRLLQHATLPGHAELPPRWALQLAASRDNSADSLPRGGGASAAAAAVAAAAASGALLGACLERHGQPAASELPAPGGALAGSPGSGSGGGVVVGVAEVRNWRCCCLGSTCWCRSLVLVCVLAALCFASLALVRRYLQHLLLWVETLDSLLGVLLFVVGFIVVSFPCGWGYIVLNVAAGYLYGFVLGMGLMVVGVLIGTFIAHVVCKRLLTAWVAARIQSSEKLSAVIRVVEGGSGLKVVALARLTPIPFGLQNAVFSITDLSLPNYLMASSVGLLPTQLLNSYLGTTLRTMEDVIAEQSVSGYFVFCLQIIISIGLMFYVVHRAQVELNAAIVACEMELKTSLVKGNQPDISGSSLYNKRTLTFSGGGINIV, encoded by the exons ATGTGGAGCCCCGGAGGGAGCCTTCTCCAGACGCTGCCCCGGCTCCTACAGCACGCCACTCTTCCGGGCCACGCCGAACTGCCGCCCCGCTGGGCCCTGCAGCTGGCGGCGAGCAGGGACAACTCAGCTGACAGCCTCCCCCGTGGAGGCGGGGCGagtgcggcggcggcggcagtagcggcggcggcggcctcCGGGGCCCTGCTCGGCGCCTGTCTGGAGCGCCACGGTCAGCCTGCGGCTTCGGAGCTGCCGGCGCCGGGCGGGGCCTTGGCTGGCAGCCCCGGGAGTGGCAGCGGGGGCGGCGTGGTGGTCGGCGTGGCTGAGGTGAGAAACTGGCGCTGCTGCTGCCTCGGCAGCACCTGTTGGTGCCGGAGCCTGGTGCTGGTCTGCGTGCTGGCCGCGCTGTGCTTCGCTTCCCTGGCCCTGGTCCGCCGCTACCTGCAGCACCTTCTGCTCTGGGTAGAGACCCTCGATTCGCTGCTTGGAGTCCTTCTCTTCGTCGTGGGTTTCATCGTGGTCTCGTTCCCCTGCGGCTGGGGCTACATCGTGCTCAACGTGGCCGCGGGCTACCTGTACGGCTTCGTGCTGGGCATGGGACTGATGGTGGTGGGCGTCCTCATCGGCACCTTTATCGCCCATGTGGTCTGCAAGAGGCTGCTCACCGCCTGGGTGGCCGCTAGAATCCAGAGCAGCGAGAAGTTGAGTGCAGTTATTCGCGTCGTGGAGGGAGGAAGCGGGCTGAAAGTGGTGGCACTGGCCAGACTGACTCCCATACCTTTTGGGCTTCAGAATGCAGTGTTCTCG ATTACTGATCTCTCCTTACCCAACTATCTGATGGCATCTTCAGTTGGACTGCTTCCTACCCAGCTCCTGAATTCTTATTTGGGTACCACCCTGCGGACCATGGAAGATGTCATTGCAGAACAGAGTGTTAgtggatattttgttttttgtttacag atTATTATAAGTATAGGCCTCATGTTTTATGTAGTTCATCGAGCTCAAGTGGAATTGAATGCAGCTATTGTTGCTTGTGAGATGGAACTGAAAACCTCTCTGGTTAAAGGCAATCAACCAGATATCAGTGGCTCTTCACTCTACAACAAGAGGACCCTAACATTTTCTGGAGGTGGAAtcaatattgtatga